The following proteins are co-located in the Silene latifolia isolate original U9 population chromosome 1, ASM4854445v1, whole genome shotgun sequence genome:
- the LOC141649103 gene encoding uncharacterized protein LOC141649103 — translation MGYYLADGIYPGWATFVKSINAPQIQKHRLFAARQESCRKDVERAFGVLQARFAFIKRPCLLWDPVMMGKVLLACIIMHNMIVEDERETYLNYESIIEEFKEDNPSSATDDQYEYHRRRRSTQERFVEIHGEIRDHATHNALKNDLIEHIWENFRN, via the coding sequence ATGGGATATTATCTTGCTGATGGTATATATCCGGGTTGGGCAACATTTGTTAAATCAATTAATGCTCCTCAAATTCAAAAGCATCGGTTATTTGCAGCTCGACAAGAAAGTTGTCGAAAAGATGTGGAGCGTGCTTTCGGTGTCCTACAAGCTCGATTTGCGTTTATCAAACGCCCTTGTCTTCTTTGGGATCCAGTTATGATGGGGAAGGTTCTCCTGGCTTGTATTATTATGCATAATATGATAGTTGAAGATGAACGAGAAACTTATCTTAACTATGAAAGCATCATCGAAGAATTTAAGGAAGATAATCCGAGTTCAGCTACTGATGACCAGTATGAATATCATCGTCGTAGAAGGTCGACGCAAGAACGATTCGTAGAAATTCATGGCGAGATTCGTGATCATGCCACTCATAACGCTTTGAAAAATGATCTTATTGAGCATATTTGGGAAAACTTTCGTAACTAG
- the LOC141606775 gene encoding uncharacterized protein LOC141606775 isoform X1: MDLIKDETIENEAKIPTKSTAEVDSGDDDVPTLSPYALEALKEFLANNATVDGGDTVALPQEDWRLSQFWYSPDTATAVADEVFYLLSSHFSDAAADISVACIACPTLFAYLKKMYPNIPAQLFEFDKRFQQHGSDFTFYDYNLPEELPQAMKHTYRIIVADPPYLSEECLEKVAQTIAFLAHPEKIFLLLLTGAVQTERASKLLGLRPCGFRPEHSSKLGNEFRLFTNYDPGERLGCWESQEE, from the exons ATGGATTTAATAAAAGACGAAACAATTGAAAATGAAGCAAAAATTCCGACGAAATCAACCGCCGAAGTAGACAGCGGAGACGACGATGTGCCGACACTTAGCCCATACGCTCTGGAAGCACTGAAAGAGTTCCTAGCGAATAACGCCACTGTGGACGGTGGAGATACGGTGGCGCTTCCTCAAGAAGATTGGCGGCTTAGCCAGTTTTGGTATTCTCCGGATACCGCGACTGCCGTCGCCGACGAGGTTTTCTATCTCCTTTCGTCGCACTTTTCCGACGCTGCCGCCGACATTTCTGTTGCTTGTATTGCTTGCCCTACTCTTTTTGCTTACCTCAAG AAGATGTATCCAAACATACCTGCACAACTTTTCGAATTTGACAAACGGTTCCAGCAACATGGAAGTGATTTTACATTCTATGATTATAACTTGCCTGAAGAGTTGCCACAAGCAATGAAACACACTTATCGGATCATCGTTGCAGACCCTCCTTATTTG AGTGAGGAATGTTTGGAGAAAGTTGCTCAAACAATAGCCTTTCTGGCTCATCCTGAAAAAATTTTCTTGCTCCTGCTTACCG GGGCAGTCCAGACAGAGAGGGCTTCTAAGCTATTGGGTCTGCGACCCTGTGGGTTTCGGCCAGAGCACTCGAGCAAGCTCGGGAATGAGTTCCGGCTGTTTACTAATTATGACCCTGGAGAAAGATTAGGATGCTGGGAGTCTCAAGAAGAATAA
- the LOC141606775 gene encoding uncharacterized protein LOC141606775 isoform X2, giving the protein MDLIKDETIENEAKIPTKSTAEVDSGDDDVPTLSPYALEALKEFLANNATVDGGDTVALPQEDWRLSQFWYSPDTATAVADEVFYLLSSHFSDAAADISVACIACPTLFAYLKMYPNIPAQLFEFDKRFQQHGSDFTFYDYNLPEELPQAMKHTYRIIVADPPYLSEECLEKVAQTIAFLAHPEKIFLLLLTGAVQTERASKLLGLRPCGFRPEHSSKLGNEFRLFTNYDPGERLGCWESQEE; this is encoded by the exons ATGGATTTAATAAAAGACGAAACAATTGAAAATGAAGCAAAAATTCCGACGAAATCAACCGCCGAAGTAGACAGCGGAGACGACGATGTGCCGACACTTAGCCCATACGCTCTGGAAGCACTGAAAGAGTTCCTAGCGAATAACGCCACTGTGGACGGTGGAGATACGGTGGCGCTTCCTCAAGAAGATTGGCGGCTTAGCCAGTTTTGGTATTCTCCGGATACCGCGACTGCCGTCGCCGACGAGGTTTTCTATCTCCTTTCGTCGCACTTTTCCGACGCTGCCGCCGACATTTCTGTTGCTTGTATTGCTTGCCCTACTCTTTTTGCTTACCTCAAG ATGTATCCAAACATACCTGCACAACTTTTCGAATTTGACAAACGGTTCCAGCAACATGGAAGTGATTTTACATTCTATGATTATAACTTGCCTGAAGAGTTGCCACAAGCAATGAAACACACTTATCGGATCATCGTTGCAGACCCTCCTTATTTG AGTGAGGAATGTTTGGAGAAAGTTGCTCAAACAATAGCCTTTCTGGCTCATCCTGAAAAAATTTTCTTGCTCCTGCTTACCG GGGCAGTCCAGACAGAGAGGGCTTCTAAGCTATTGGGTCTGCGACCCTGTGGGTTTCGGCCAGAGCACTCGAGCAAGCTCGGGAATGAGTTCCGGCTGTTTACTAATTATGACCCTGGAGAAAGATTAGGATGCTGGGAGTCTCAAGAAGAATAA